A genome region from Terriglobales bacterium includes the following:
- a CDS encoding ATP synthase F0 subunit C, with product MRKTMMYVFLVMAALCFAMPVYAQGEHAAAAGPNWVAITSGFAMSIASAVCGLAQARAASAAAEGMARNPAARPGIQFALILSLVLIESLALYTLAIIIVKVK from the coding sequence ATGCGCAAAACGATGATGTATGTCTTCCTGGTCATGGCGGCGCTGTGCTTCGCCATGCCCGTGTACGCCCAGGGGGAGCACGCCGCCGCGGCGGGCCCGAACTGGGTGGCGATCACTTCCGGCTTCGCCATGTCCATCGCTTCGGCGGTCTGCGGACTGGCACAGGCTCGGGCTGCTTCTGCTGCTGCAGAAGGGATGGCCCGCAATCCTGCTGCCCGTCCGGGGATCCAATTCGCGCTGATCCTGAGCCTCGTGCTGATTGAGTCGCTGGCACTCTACACGCTGGCCATAATCATCGTGAAGGTGAAATAG
- the nuoK gene encoding NADH-quinone oxidoreductase subunit NuoK, translating into MEITTLHYLVVAAALFIIGTIGVVTRRNVVIILMSIELILNAVNLNLLAFSRLYNLQGQVFSIFVITDAAAEAAVGLGILIAFFRNKETINADEVDLLKW; encoded by the coding sequence ATGGAGATCACGACTTTACATTACCTGGTAGTGGCGGCGGCGCTGTTCATCATCGGCACCATCGGGGTGGTGACGCGGCGCAACGTGGTCATCATCCTGATGTCCATCGAGCTGATCCTGAACGCAGTGAACCTGAACCTGCTGGCGTTCTCGCGGCTGTACAACCTGCAAGGACAGGTGTTCTCCATCTTCGTGATCACCGACGCAGCGGCGGAGGCGGCCGTGGGACTGGGCATCCTGATCGCGTTCTTCCGGAACAAAGAGACGATCAATGCGGACGAGGTGGACTTGCTGAAATGGTAG
- a CDS encoding four helix bundle protein yields the protein MSKPEELRDRTKRFALRVVRLFRSLPRSSDAEVMGKQLLRCGTSVAANYRAVCRARSKKEFISRIGVVVEEADEAVFWLEMLVGSGVFQAEKLEPLLKEARELTAIFTAAERTAKSRKKQLPDYAITQLPNRG from the coding sequence ATGAGTAAACCGGAAGAATTGAGAGACAGGACCAAACGATTCGCGCTGCGAGTCGTGCGATTGTTCCGGTCTTTACCGCGGTCTTCCGATGCGGAGGTCATGGGAAAGCAGCTACTGCGTTGCGGTACCTCGGTTGCCGCGAATTATCGTGCAGTTTGCCGGGCTCGTTCTAAGAAGGAATTCATCTCTCGCATCGGCGTCGTGGTCGAAGAGGCGGACGAGGCCGTGTTCTGGCTGGAAATGCTGGTGGGATCCGGGGTATTCCAAGCAGAAAAACTCGAGCCGTTGCTGAAAGAGGCCAGGGAACTGACGGCGATATTTACCGCAGCAGAGCGCACTGCCAAGAGCCGGAAGAAGCAATTACCCGATTACGCAATTACTCAATTACCCAATCGCGGATAA
- a CDS encoding NADH-quinone oxidoreductase subunit N: MPQIIANYFTRMDYVLALPIVMLTVFALGILLIDLMLPEEWKRLNAVTALMGIGFAAVALIKNIHLPYDALASEGMSLAPFWHGFGGAVRMDSFAIYFCYLFLAGAAITVLMSVRYLEIEGESHGEFYALILLSVIGMMGMAMGMDLIMLFISLELMAISTYVLVGFLRRDKRSNEASLKYLLLGAFSSGIFAYGLSLLYGLSGSTKLHVIAQKLGTELAREPHSPVVILALLTTSVGLFFKIAAVPFHQWAPDAYEGAPTSITGYMSVAGKAAAWALLLRIYLWGLPAVRPLYIPLLVFVAIATMTGGNLGALTQTNLKRLFAYSSIAHVGYMLLGLIAGDKYSPSGTGIKGILFYLMVYTFMNLGAFAVLTSLRRREIIGDEIDDISGLYFKAPAEAMLMFVFLLSLAGIPPFAGFYGKYFIFLSLIETGHYGLASIAVLYVAVAMYYYLRVANAMLMRPAVDAEPVHISPGMGVALAITAAATIGIGLFPEVFIRLTNWGIGITRVAPSVAQIVK; encoded by the coding sequence ATGCCGCAGATCATCGCCAACTATTTCACGAGAATGGATTACGTGCTGGCGTTGCCGATCGTGATGCTGACGGTGTTCGCGCTGGGTATTCTGCTCATCGATCTGATGCTGCCGGAAGAGTGGAAGCGGCTGAACGCGGTCACCGCCCTGATGGGGATCGGATTCGCGGCGGTGGCCTTGATCAAGAACATCCACCTGCCGTACGACGCGCTGGCGTCGGAGGGCATGTCGCTGGCCCCGTTCTGGCATGGGTTCGGCGGCGCGGTGCGCATGGATTCCTTCGCCATCTACTTCTGCTACCTGTTCCTGGCGGGGGCGGCGATCACCGTCCTGATGTCAGTGCGCTACCTGGAGATCGAGGGCGAGAGCCACGGCGAGTTCTATGCCCTCATCCTGCTGTCGGTGATCGGCATGATGGGCATGGCCATGGGCATGGACCTGATCATGCTGTTCATCAGCCTGGAGCTGATGGCCATCTCGACCTACGTGCTGGTGGGGTTCCTGCGGCGCGACAAGCGGTCGAACGAGGCGTCGCTGAAGTACCTGCTGCTGGGAGCGTTCTCGTCGGGCATCTTCGCCTACGGGCTGTCGCTGCTGTACGGACTGTCGGGAAGCACCAAGCTGCACGTGATCGCGCAAAAGCTGGGCACGGAACTGGCGCGGGAGCCGCACAGCCCGGTGGTCATCCTGGCGCTGCTGACCACGTCGGTGGGGCTGTTCTTCAAGATCGCGGCCGTGCCCTTCCACCAGTGGGCGCCGGACGCCTATGAGGGCGCGCCGACCTCGATCACCGGCTACATGTCGGTGGCGGGCAAGGCGGCGGCCTGGGCCCTGCTGCTGCGCATCTACCTGTGGGGCCTGCCGGCGGTGCGGCCACTCTACATCCCGCTGCTGGTGTTCGTGGCCATCGCCACCATGACCGGCGGCAACCTGGGGGCGCTGACCCAGACCAATCTGAAGCGCCTGTTCGCATATTCTTCGATCGCGCACGTGGGCTACATGCTGCTGGGCCTGATCGCGGGCGACAAGTACAGCCCGAGCGGTACCGGCATCAAAGGCATCCTGTTCTACCTGATGGTGTACACCTTCATGAACCTGGGGGCGTTCGCGGTGCTGACCTCGCTGCGGCGGCGGGAGATCATCGGCGACGAGATCGACGACATCTCCGGGCTCTACTTCAAGGCGCCGGCGGAGGCGATGCTGATGTTCGTATTCCTGCTCTCGCTGGCCGGTATCCCGCCATTCGCCGGGTTCTACGGGAAGTACTTCATCTTCCTGTCGCTGATCGAGACCGGGCATTACGGGCTGGCCTCGATCGCGGTGCTGTACGTGGCGGTCGCGATGTACTACTACCTGCGGGTCGCCAACGCCATGCTGATGCGCCCGGCGGTGGACGCCGAACCGGTGCACATCTCGCCGGGAATGGGCGTAGCCCTGGCGATAACCGCAGCGGCGACCATCGGGATCGGATTGTTCCCCGAAGTGTTCATCCGGCTGACCAACTGGGGCATCGGGATCACGCGGGTAGCGCCGTCGGTGGCGCAAATCGTCAAGTAA
- a CDS encoding NADH-quinone oxidoreductase subunit M — MYNHILSIILFTPLVGAIVLLFVPKDNKNAIRWVANLFALAGLVVSLPLVPWFWAVKGQPGFQFLERATWIPSIGAEYSLGIDGISFLLIMLTTLLGWVSILSSWTAIEERVKEYYVWFLVLQAGMLGVFMSLDFFLFFVFWEAMLVPMYLLIGIWGGPRKLYAAIKFFLYTLLGSVLMLLGILFLYFNHHAKTGVYTFSVTELYKTAPDITGTAATLLFLAFFIGFAIKVPMFPFHTWLPDAHVEAPTAGSVILAGVLLKMGTYGLVRFSLPLFPKVAMSDSMRLWMMVLSVIGIVYGALVSLMQKDMKKLVAYSSVSHLGFCTLGIFALNPLGLSGSVLQQINHGISTGALFLIVGILYERRHTREIAEYGGVSNRMPVYATVTLIMFLSSMGLPLLNGFIGEFTILQGTFMEPMIAGYSGRVWAAWAVLGVILGAAYLLWLYQRVFFGPINNPKNEKLNDLTPREVVTFVPLIILAFWIGLFPKPFFQILETPVNNIVYNQLHRELPKPQPEAPKEAGAPHQEHAAAAEPAKAEQAKAAVTPGAAGQRK, encoded by the coding sequence ATGTACAACCACATACTCTCGATCATTCTGTTCACGCCGCTGGTCGGCGCCATCGTGTTGCTGTTCGTGCCGAAGGACAATAAGAACGCCATCCGCTGGGTGGCGAACCTGTTCGCGCTGGCGGGACTGGTGGTCTCACTGCCGCTGGTGCCGTGGTTCTGGGCGGTGAAAGGCCAGCCGGGCTTCCAGTTCTTGGAGCGGGCGACGTGGATCCCCTCCATCGGCGCCGAATACAGCCTGGGCATCGACGGCATCAGCTTCCTGCTGATTATGCTGACCACGCTGCTGGGGTGGGTCTCGATCCTGTCGTCGTGGACGGCGATCGAGGAGCGGGTGAAGGAATACTACGTCTGGTTCCTGGTGCTGCAGGCCGGCATGCTCGGCGTCTTCATGTCGCTGGACTTCTTCCTGTTCTTCGTCTTCTGGGAAGCCATGCTGGTGCCGATGTACCTGCTGATCGGCATCTGGGGCGGGCCGCGCAAGCTCTACGCGGCGATCAAGTTCTTTTTGTACACGTTGCTGGGCTCGGTGCTGATGCTGCTGGGCATCCTGTTCCTGTACTTCAACCACCACGCCAAGACCGGGGTGTACACCTTCAGCGTGACGGAGTTGTACAAGACGGCGCCGGATATTACGGGGACGGCGGCGACGCTGCTGTTCCTGGCGTTCTTCATCGGGTTCGCCATCAAGGTGCCCATGTTCCCCTTCCATACGTGGCTGCCGGACGCGCACGTGGAGGCGCCGACCGCGGGCTCGGTGATCCTGGCGGGCGTCCTGCTGAAGATGGGAACGTACGGGTTGGTGCGGTTCTCGCTGCCGCTGTTCCCCAAGGTGGCGATGAGCGACTCGATGCGACTGTGGATGATGGTGCTGTCGGTGATCGGCATCGTGTACGGCGCGCTGGTGTCGCTGATGCAGAAGGACATGAAGAAGCTGGTGGCGTATTCGTCGGTGAGCCACCTGGGGTTCTGCACCCTGGGCATCTTCGCGCTGAACCCCCTGGGACTGAGCGGGTCTGTGCTGCAGCAGATCAACCACGGGATCTCGACGGGAGCGCTGTTCTTGATCGTCGGCATCCTGTACGAGCGGCGGCACACGCGCGAGATCGCGGAGTACGGCGGGGTGAGCAACCGCATGCCAGTGTACGCCACGGTGACGCTGATCATGTTCCTGTCGTCGATGGGGCTGCCGCTGCTGAACGGGTTCATCGGAGAGTTCACCATCCTGCAGGGCACCTTCATGGAGCCGATGATCGCCGGCTACAGCGGGCGAGTGTGGGCGGCGTGGGCGGTGCTGGGCGTCATCCTGGGCGCGGCCTACCTGCTCTGGCTCTACCAGCGGGTATTCTTCGGGCCGATCAACAATCCGAAGAACGAGAAGCTCAACGACCTGACGCCGCGCGAAGTAGTTACGTTCGTGCCGCTGATCATCCTGGCGTTCTGGATCGGGCTGTTCCCCAAGCCGTTCTTCCAGATCCTGGAAACGCCGGTGAACAACATCGTGTACAACCAGCTGCATCGCGAGCTGCCGAAGCCGCAGCCGGAGGCGCCGAAGGAGGCGGGCGCGCCACACCAGGAGCATGCGGCCGCGGCCGAGCCGGCCAAGGCGGAGCAGGCCAAGGCGGCGGTGACGCCGGGCGCCGCGGGGCAGAGGAAATAG
- a CDS encoding NADH-quinone oxidoreductase subunit I, whose amino-acid sequence MSVSQFFRRLLLVDLIKGLSVTFRYQHPKEIYTEQYPMERPKVAERYRGLHRLNVNPETGETLCIACDLCALACPEKLIKVTSERDPITKRKKMVGYTVDLSRCMFCGLCEDACSTDAIELTQDFELALYSREGLVLDREQLERGLQPTVYVK is encoded by the coding sequence ATGAGCGTCTCGCAATTCTTCCGGCGGCTATTGCTGGTGGACCTGATCAAGGGGCTGTCGGTGACGTTCCGCTACCAGCATCCGAAAGAGATCTATACCGAGCAGTATCCGATGGAGCGGCCGAAGGTGGCGGAGCGCTACCGGGGGCTGCACCGGCTGAACGTGAACCCGGAGACGGGGGAGACGCTGTGCATCGCCTGCGACCTGTGCGCACTGGCCTGCCCGGAGAAGCTGATCAAGGTGACCAGCGAGCGCGACCCGATAACCAAGCGCAAGAAGATGGTCGGCTACACGGTGGACCTGAGCCGCTGCATGTTCTGCGGGCTGTGCGAGGACGCCTGCTCGACCGACGCCATCGAGCTGACCCAGGACTTCGAACTGGCGCTCTACAGCCGCGAAGGCCTGGTGCTCGACCGCGAGCAACTGGAGCGCGGATTGCAACCGACGGTGTACGTGAAATGA
- a CDS encoding NADH-quinone oxidoreductase subunit J, protein MNPVATPFFFYFLSGLAVLSALAVILRRNPVHSAIALIVTLLSLAGLYLMLYAPFVAGVQIILYVGGIMVLFLFVIMLVNIDRTLVEEQFNKQWLVGIAATLALGALFVSAYLKGSSMFPTRVVELSERSNTQDIGVMLYRNYLLPFEIASLLLLVAIVGAVVMAKKRI, encoded by the coding sequence ATGAACCCAGTCGCCACCCCATTCTTCTTCTACTTCCTGTCGGGGCTCGCGGTGCTGAGCGCGCTGGCGGTGATCCTGCGCCGCAACCCGGTGCACTCGGCGATCGCGCTGATCGTCACCCTGCTGTCGCTGGCCGGGCTGTACCTGATGCTCTACGCCCCGTTCGTGGCCGGCGTGCAGATCATCCTCTACGTGGGCGGGATCATGGTGCTGTTCCTGTTCGTGATCATGCTGGTGAACATCGACCGCACGCTGGTAGAGGAGCAGTTCAACAAGCAGTGGCTGGTGGGGATCGCGGCCACGCTGGCGCTGGGCGCGCTGTTCGTGTCGGCGTATTTGAAGGGAAGCTCGATGTTCCCGACAAGGGTGGTGGAGCTGTCGGAACGCAGCAATACCCAGGACATCGGGGTGATGTTGTACCGCAATTACCTGCTGCCGTTCGAGATCGCGTCGCTGCTGCTGCTGGTGGCGATCGTGGGTGCGGTGGTGATGGCGAAGAAGAGGATCTAG
- a CDS encoding ATP synthase subunit I: MADETISQESEQFYAGAYGRIVRVMVAVAVALSVVALVRFGAAIAAGFAVGCAIGMLNFHWLKRVVSAFADRATGSSKKAGSAGVVLRFLLRYLLVAAVAYVIFRVSLASLYGLLAGLFLPVAAIMIEAVYEVYVALRRGV; encoded by the coding sequence GTGGCGGACGAGACCATTTCGCAAGAATCCGAGCAGTTCTACGCCGGGGCGTACGGCCGCATCGTGCGGGTGATGGTGGCGGTGGCGGTGGCGCTCAGTGTGGTGGCGCTGGTCCGCTTCGGGGCGGCGATCGCGGCGGGATTCGCGGTGGGATGCGCCATCGGGATGCTGAACTTCCACTGGCTGAAGCGGGTGGTGAGCGCGTTCGCCGACCGCGCTACCGGGAGCAGCAAGAAGGCGGGCAGCGCCGGGGTGGTGTTGCGCTTTCTCCTTCGTTATCTGTTGGTTGCAGCGGTTGCGTATGTTATATTCAGAGTTTCTTTGGCCAGTCTTTACGGGCTCTTGGCGGGCCTGTTCCTCCCGGTTGCGGCGATCATGATCGAGGCAGTGTACGAGGTCTATGTGGCACTTCGGCGGGGAGTGTAG
- the atpB gene encoding F0F1 ATP synthase subunit A, with product MEQLPFTALLNKIFGGVALSILNALGIHAEHPETPITNFVAMEILVALLLLAFFVLIRSRLSVESPGGMQHILEGFNGFVQDQSNEIIGHHSEPYTPFLVTLGLFVLGCNLLGLIPGFETPTANPSVPLGCALCSFGYYHWQGIKKQGPLHYAMHFAGPLPALAPLMIPIELVSHSARVLSLTIRLTANMFAGDLVTLVFISLVPIGIPIIFLGLHIFVSFLQAYIFVLLTTVYLSGAVAEEH from the coding sequence ATGGAACAGCTTCCTTTCACAGCACTCTTGAACAAGATCTTCGGTGGGGTCGCGCTCTCCATCCTGAACGCATTGGGCATCCACGCGGAGCATCCGGAAACCCCTATCACCAACTTCGTGGCCATGGAGATCCTGGTGGCGCTGCTGCTGCTGGCCTTCTTTGTGCTGATCCGGTCGCGGTTGTCGGTGGAGAGCCCGGGCGGGATGCAGCACATCCTCGAGGGCTTCAACGGTTTCGTCCAGGACCAGAGCAACGAGATCATCGGGCACCACAGCGAACCGTACACTCCCTTCCTGGTGACCCTGGGACTGTTCGTGCTGGGCTGCAACCTGCTGGGGCTGATCCCGGGATTCGAGACACCGACGGCCAACCCGTCGGTGCCGCTGGGTTGCGCTCTGTGTTCCTTCGGGTACTACCACTGGCAGGGGATCAAGAAGCAGGGACCGCTGCACTACGCGATGCATTTTGCCGGGCCGCTGCCGGCGCTGGCGCCTCTGATGATCCCCATCGAGCTGGTCAGCCATTCGGCGCGAGTGCTGTCGCTCACCATCCGTCTTACGGCCAATATGTTCGCCGGGGACCTGGTGACGCTGGTGTTCATCTCGCTGGTGCCGATCGGGATCCCGATCATTTTCCTGGGACTGCACATATTCGTTTCATTCCTGCAGGCATATATCTTTGTGCTGCTGACAACGGTGTATTTGTCGGGAGCGGTGGCGGAAGAGCACTGA
- the nuoL gene encoding NADH-quinone oxidoreductase subunit L, whose translation MFFLEQIWIIPLLPAFGAAMMFFFGRRLPKRAVSVICVGVVVLAFLMAVGAVWQLTDYSAANHGKPFEKVMYTWLGTDDGQLGYATRDGRFANFKAEAGFLLDPLSAIWLLFVTGVGMLIHIYSIGYMGHEGGYYRFFGYLNLFMFAMLTLVLGNNYAMMFVGWEGVGLCSYLLIGFYFLRHSASTAANKAFIVNRVGDAGFLLGMFTIAWYLGSVKYTAINELAHSGHFQVGDPIITAACLLLFVGACGKSAQVPLYVWLPDAMEGPTPVSALIHAATMVTAGVYMVARSNALFMLAPEAMKTVAIIGAVTAIFAASIGLVQNDIKRVLAYSTVSQLGYMFLALGVGAFAAGVFHVFTHAFFKALLFLGSGSVIHALSGEQNMQKMGAMAEKIPTTFRTMLVGTLAIAGIPPLAGFFSKDEILWQAWSAHEGAFRVLWYIGFATAVMTSFYMFRLIYLTFWSPSRVDHEVEHHIHESPRSMTGPLVVLAIGSVLAGFLGVSPALGGSNRFEKYLEPVFAREAAAGEGHAAAPAEAPKHENTEYLLMLLSVGAAFAGWGLAKRSYASAGKDYREPIDAIAPPVYNVLFNKWYVDEAYDYAFTGRRPLGPVRLGAMGLGEAAWKFDANFVDGGVNGAGWLTRFTSAVSIWFDKWIVDGIGVHTVPGITYFGGLVMRVVQWGLVQWYALVMVAGLLGFAVYYLVK comes from the coding sequence ATGTTCTTCTTAGAGCAGATTTGGATCATACCGCTGCTGCCGGCGTTCGGGGCGGCGATGATGTTCTTCTTCGGGCGGCGGCTGCCCAAACGGGCGGTGAGCGTCATCTGCGTGGGCGTGGTAGTGCTGGCCTTCCTGATGGCGGTGGGCGCGGTGTGGCAGCTGACCGATTACTCGGCGGCCAACCACGGCAAGCCCTTCGAAAAAGTGATGTACACCTGGCTGGGGACGGACGACGGCCAACTGGGCTACGCCACGCGCGACGGGCGCTTCGCCAACTTCAAGGCGGAGGCCGGGTTCCTGCTCGACCCGCTGTCGGCCATCTGGCTGCTGTTCGTGACCGGCGTGGGCATGCTGATCCACATCTACAGCATCGGCTACATGGGCCACGAAGGCGGCTACTACCGGTTCTTCGGCTACTTGAACCTGTTCATGTTCGCCATGCTGACCCTGGTGCTGGGGAACAACTACGCCATGATGTTCGTGGGCTGGGAGGGCGTGGGCCTGTGCTCCTACCTGCTGATCGGTTTCTATTTCCTGAGACATTCGGCTTCGACGGCCGCCAACAAGGCGTTCATCGTCAACCGGGTGGGTGACGCCGGGTTCCTCCTGGGCATGTTCACCATCGCCTGGTACCTGGGTTCGGTGAAGTACACGGCGATCAACGAGCTGGCGCACAGCGGACACTTCCAGGTCGGCGACCCGATCATCACCGCGGCCTGCCTGCTGCTGTTCGTGGGGGCGTGCGGCAAGTCGGCGCAGGTGCCGCTGTACGTCTGGCTGCCGGATGCGATGGAAGGCCCGACCCCGGTGTCGGCGCTGATCCACGCGGCGACCATGGTGACCGCAGGCGTGTACATGGTGGCGCGCTCCAACGCGCTGTTCATGCTGGCCCCGGAGGCGATGAAGACGGTGGCCATCATCGGGGCGGTGACGGCCATCTTTGCGGCCTCGATCGGGCTGGTGCAGAACGACATCAAGCGGGTGCTGGCCTACTCCACGGTCTCGCAGCTGGGATACATGTTCCTGGCGCTGGGGGTGGGGGCGTTCGCGGCCGGCGTGTTCCACGTGTTCACCCACGCCTTCTTCAAGGCGCTGCTGTTCCTGGGCTCGGGCTCGGTGATCCATGCGCTCTCCGGCGAGCAGAACATGCAGAAGATGGGGGCAATGGCGGAGAAGATCCCAACCACCTTCCGGACGATGCTGGTGGGGACGCTGGCCATCGCCGGGATCCCACCGCTGGCCGGCTTCTTCTCGAAGGACGAGATCTTGTGGCAGGCGTGGTCGGCGCACGAAGGGGCGTTCCGCGTGCTGTGGTACATCGGGTTCGCGACTGCGGTGATGACCTCGTTCTACATGTTCCGGCTGATCTACCTGACGTTCTGGAGCCCGTCGCGGGTGGACCACGAGGTGGAACACCACATCCACGAGTCGCCCAGGAGCATGACCGGGCCGCTGGTGGTGCTGGCCATCGGGTCGGTGCTGGCCGGGTTCCTGGGAGTGTCACCGGCGCTGGGCGGCTCCAACCGGTTCGAGAAATACCTGGAGCCGGTGTTCGCGCGCGAGGCGGCGGCAGGGGAAGGGCACGCGGCGGCTCCCGCAGAAGCGCCCAAGCACGAGAACACCGAGTACCTGCTGATGCTGCTCTCGGTGGGCGCGGCGTTTGCCGGGTGGGGGCTGGCCAAGCGTTCCTATGCGAGCGCGGGGAAGGACTACCGCGAGCCCATCGACGCAATCGCACCACCGGTCTATAACGTGCTCTTCAACAAGTGGTACGTGGACGAGGCCTACGACTACGCCTTCACCGGCAGGCGGCCGCTGGGGCCGGTGCGGCTGGGGGCCATGGGCCTGGGCGAAGCGGCGTGGAAATTCGACGCCAACTTCGTGGACGGCGGGGTCAACGGGGCGGGGTGGCTGACGCGCTTCACATCGGCGGTCTCCATCTGGTTCGACAAGTGGATCGTGGACGGGATCGGGGTACACACGGTGCCGGGGATCACCTACTTCGGCGGGCTGGTGATGCGGGTGGTGCAGTGGGGCTTGGTGCAGTGGTATGCGCTGGTGATGGTGGCGGGACTCTTGGGATTCGCAGTGTATTACCTGGTGAAGTGA
- a CDS encoding AtpZ/AtpI family protein: protein MIGDRKTWLQVSRFIELGVLLPACTFVGWLVGAGLDRWLHTTWLYLLGLILGIAAGFVQLIRTVLAEEKKG from the coding sequence ATGATAGGGGACCGCAAGACGTGGCTGCAGGTGAGCCGGTTCATTGAGCTGGGAGTGCTACTGCCGGCATGCACCTTCGTGGGATGGCTGGTCGGGGCAGGGCTGGATAGGTGGCTGCATACGACTTGGCTATATCTGCTGGGGCTGATCTTGGGGATTGCGGCGGGGTTTGTGCAGTTGATCAGGACGGTGCTGGCGGAGGAGAAGAAAGGTTAG
- a CDS encoding complex I subunit 1 family protein: MLEYITGYLSQNTTPGEAGNAFWALVYILIIFAGVSLAVIAMNWLERKILAHMQVRLGPMRVGPHGLLQPIADAIKLLIKEDIIPDQADKVVFWLAPVVIVIAAFTTYIVIPFGPTHAVTDMNIGLLFMLGVASMGTLAVIMAGWASNSHYPLLGSLRSSAQMVSYEIAMGMAVVSAILMTSLSTGTGTLSMIGIVRAQEAQQTWFVFKFFPLGLIAFFIFAVAMVAETNRAPFDLPEAESELTAGFHTEYSGFRWSLFFLAEYAAMLAVSSIAVALWLGGWMRPFPHWLSGPAWDMAFSFVPALTFFFLAGMTFRTFLRMPTHPAFKIQKLGLGGFGAVLGLIGLILLAPPVRARVQDIYWFVLKVSAFMYLYIWYRGTFPRYRFDQLMKLGWKFMIPTGIAVLILTALAGLRLS, from the coding sequence ATGCTGGAATACATAACTGGATACTTGTCGCAGAACACGACGCCGGGGGAGGCGGGGAATGCCTTCTGGGCGCTGGTCTATATCCTGATCATCTTCGCCGGGGTGTCGCTGGCGGTGATCGCGATGAACTGGCTGGAACGGAAGATCCTGGCGCACATGCAGGTGCGGCTGGGGCCGATGCGGGTGGGCCCGCACGGGCTGCTGCAACCCATCGCCGACGCCATCAAGCTGCTGATCAAGGAAGACATCATCCCGGACCAGGCCGACAAGGTGGTGTTCTGGCTGGCGCCGGTGGTGATCGTCATCGCCGCCTTCACCACCTACATCGTGATCCCCTTCGGCCCGACCCATGCGGTCACCGACATGAACATCGGGCTGCTGTTCATGCTGGGGGTGGCGTCGATGGGGACGCTGGCGGTCATCATGGCGGGCTGGGCGTCGAACTCGCACTACCCGCTGCTGGGCTCGCTGCGCTCCAGCGCGCAGATGGTCTCCTACGAGATCGCGATGGGCATGGCGGTGGTGTCGGCCATCCTGATGACGTCGCTGAGCACCGGCACCGGCACGTTGAGCATGATCGGCATCGTGCGGGCACAGGAGGCGCAGCAGACCTGGTTCGTCTTCAAGTTCTTCCCCCTGGGACTGATCGCGTTCTTCATCTTCGCCGTGGCCATGGTGGCGGAGACCAACCGGGCGCCCTTCGACCTGCCGGAAGCGGAATCGGAGCTGACCGCGGGCTTCCACACCGAGTACTCAGGCTTCCGCTGGTCGCTGTTCTTCCTTGCGGAGTACGCGGCGATGCTCGCCGTCTCGTCCATCGCGGTGGCCCTGTGGCTGGGAGGGTGGATGCGGCCGTTCCCGCACTGGCTGAGCGGGCCGGCCTGGGACATGGCATTCTCGTTCGTGCCGGCGCTGACCTTCTTCTTCCTGGCGGGGATGACGTTCCGCACCTTCCTGCGCATGCCCACGCATCCGGCGTTCAAGATCCAAAAGCTGGGGCTGGGAGGTTTCGGAGCGGTGCTGGGGCTGATCGGGCTGATCCTGCTGGCGCCGCCGGTGCGGGCTCGGGTCCAGGACATCTACTGGTTCGTGCTGAAGGTGTCGGCCTTCATGTACCTCTACATCTGGTACCGGGGGACGTTCCCGCGGTACCGCTTCGACCAGCTGATGAAGCTGGGATGGAAGTTCATGATCCCGACGGGGATCGCCGTCCTTATTCTTACCGCCCTGGCGGGGCTGAGGTTGTCATGA